In a genomic window of Bacteroidales bacterium:
- a CDS encoding prolyl oligopeptidase family serine peptidase, with protein MVRWVYALFFLLSFSVSSQSLDTLIKPFVFQKKGYILPYRLFVPAGDSTTYPLILFLHGAGERGKDNKAQLTHSHYFFRPEIMQNHPFIFLAPQCPPNERWVEVSWKLVSHTMPSEPSNVLKAVFDLLDSLIKVLPVDTHRIYVTGLSMGGFGTWDALCRRPDFFAAAMPVCGGGDENKACLLKNIPIKAFHGSDDKVVIPARTMNMVNAIRGCGGILAEFIIYDGVGHDSWKYAFGDINNIFWLLQQRKP; from the coding sequence ATGGTTCGCTGGGTCTATGCTTTGTTTTTTCTATTGTCTTTTTCTGTCTCTTCACAATCTCTCGATACGCTGATAAAGCCATTCGTTTTCCAAAAAAAAGGTTATATTTTACCTTATCGTTTGTTCGTGCCCGCAGGTGATTCTACAACATATCCTCTTATTTTGTTTCTACATGGTGCGGGTGAACGTGGCAAGGACAATAAAGCCCAATTGACCCATTCACATTATTTTTTCAGGCCAGAAATAATGCAGAATCATCCATTTATTTTTCTTGCTCCACAATGCCCACCCAACGAGAGATGGGTTGAAGTTTCGTGGAAACTTGTTTCTCACACCATGCCATCCGAACCATCTAATGTATTAAAAGCGGTGTTTGATCTTCTTGACTCGCTTATCAAAGTGCTTCCTGTTGATACACACAGAATTTATGTTACCGGGCTAAGTATGGGGGGCTTTGGAACATGGGATGCTTTATGCAGACGTCCTGATTTTTTTGCTGCTGCTATGCCCGTATGTGGAGGTGGCGATGAGAATAAAGCTTGCCTGCTTAAAAATATTCCTATCAAAGCTTTTCATGGTTCGGATGATAAAGTGGTCATTCCTGCACGAACTATGAACATGGTAAATGCCATACGAGGTTGTGGGGGCATCCTGGCTGAGTTTATCATTTATGATGGAGTGGGTCATGATTCTTGGAAATATGCTTTTGGCGATATAAATAACATTTTTTGGCTACTTCAACAAAGAAAACCTTAA
- the dnaA gene encoding chromosomal replication initiator protein DnaA — protein MMNELTGKWKKCMEIIRDNIDDRSFEAWFKPIHPVSFENNTLTIEVPSQFYYEWIEEHYIDLLKKTIRSVFGSGTKLSYKIKLINSQENHTSIQLPSNEKQVIYNPPVDIPPQILSAQGKSIHPFIVPGIQKVKINSNLVETLNFENFVEGDCNRLSRSAGLAIAKNPGKTSFNPFFVYSDAGLGKTHLAHAIGIEIKRNFPDKIVYYIQAQEFLNHFIDALKDNSINDFVYFYQMLDVLILDDVHCFNNKPKTQEVFFQIFNTLHQKGKQIILTADKPPSDLQGFEERLLSRFKWGLTADLQIPDLETRIAIIRKKIERDGIQMPENVIEYIASSIISNIRELEGILISLIAHSSFNQTPITVQFAQSLIEQYTKTVKEEIPLETIYKIVCKYFDISPTEVLSKKRKRELVEARQIIMYLAKRYTKKSMESIGKELGGRDHSTVLYAIKTVKNLMETDKRFRADVEEIEKLLKS, from the coding sequence ATGATGAACGAATTAACGGGGAAGTGGAAAAAATGCATGGAGATCATACGAGACAATATTGATGATCGGAGCTTCGAAGCATGGTTTAAACCCATTCACCCCGTATCTTTCGAAAACAATACACTCACTATAGAGGTACCTAGTCAATTTTATTACGAATGGATAGAGGAGCATTATATTGATTTACTCAAAAAGACTATACGCAGTGTATTTGGCAGTGGAACAAAACTTTCATACAAAATAAAGCTCATAAATTCCCAAGAAAACCACACATCCATCCAGCTACCCAGCAATGAAAAGCAGGTAATCTATAATCCTCCTGTCGACATACCTCCCCAAATTTTATCGGCTCAAGGCAAAAGCATTCATCCTTTTATCGTACCAGGTATTCAAAAAGTAAAAATCAATTCAAATCTTGTCGAAACCTTAAATTTTGAAAATTTTGTCGAAGGAGATTGCAATCGCCTATCTCGTTCGGCAGGACTTGCTATTGCTAAAAATCCTGGAAAAACATCGTTCAATCCGTTTTTTGTTTATAGTGACGCAGGGCTTGGAAAAACTCACCTGGCTCACGCTATTGGAATTGAGATTAAAAGGAATTTCCCCGATAAGATTGTCTACTACATTCAAGCCCAAGAGTTTTTAAACCATTTTATTGATGCTCTCAAAGACAATTCTATCAACGACTTTGTTTATTTCTATCAAATGTTGGATGTTCTTATTCTAGATGACGTTCACTGTTTTAATAATAAACCTAAAACGCAAGAGGTATTTTTCCAAATTTTTAACACCCTGCATCAGAAAGGAAAACAAATCATTTTAACAGCTGACAAGCCTCCTTCTGATCTGCAGGGATTTGAAGAAAGACTTCTATCTCGTTTTAAATGGGGATTGACAGCCGATTTGCAAATACCAGACCTTGAAACGAGGATAGCGATTATCCGGAAAAAAATTGAGCGGGATGGTATCCAGATGCCAGAAAATGTGATTGAATATATCGCTTCATCTATCATCTCGAACATACGTGAACTTGAAGGTATCCTTATCTCTCTCATTGCTCATTCCTCATTCAATCAAACTCCTATCACTGTCCAATTTGCTCAATCTCTTATTGAACAATACACCAAAACTGTTAAGGAAGAAATTCCCCTTGAAACCATATATAAGATTGTTTGTAAATATTTTGATATATCCCCTACTGAAGTTTTGAGCAAAAAACGAAAAAGAGAATTGGTAGAAGCACGACAAATTATCATGTATCTGGCCAAACGTTACACCAAAAAGTCCATGGAGTCAATCGGCAAAGAATTAGGTGGAAGAGACCATTCCACCGTCCTATATGCTATAAAAACAGTGAAAAATCTTATGGAAACTGATAAAAGATTCAGAGCTGATGTTGAGGAGATTGAAAAGCTTCTCAAAAGTTAA
- a CDS encoding metallophosphatase, giving the protein MNRRDFLKTSLTLLASSTFSFLEAKANKLGTQTIRIIHTNDTHSQIEPLPLNHPKYPGRGGYAARAAVVNKLRAEGYPTLLLDSGDVFQGTPYYNFYKGELEMKLMSDMKYDAMAIGNHEFDGGIDGLYEALKFARFPVLSSNYDFSKTKLSQIIKPYIIYRFNHIKIGIFSLLLNPDGLIEKKLLGEVKYKDPEITAAYFAHFLKKKKKCHAVICLSHLGLDTSSNSIGDFDLAKKSKNIDLILGGHSHTLLQKPIQLRNSDGKTIIITQNGAYGVQLTIVDMMFNFLGDLVGVNSYTNFLKKQG; this is encoded by the coding sequence ATGAATAGAAGGGATTTTCTCAAGACATCTTTAACCTTGCTAGCTTCTTCTACATTTTCTTTTTTAGAGGCAAAAGCCAATAAATTAGGTACGCAAACCATCCGCATCATTCACACCAACGACACACATAGCCAAATCGAACCACTTCCTCTTAATCATCCTAAATACCCTGGCAGAGGAGGTTATGCAGCACGAGCCGCTGTTGTCAATAAGCTACGCGCGGAAGGATATCCTACGCTATTACTTGATTCTGGAGATGTTTTTCAAGGCACTCCCTATTATAATTTCTATAAAGGCGAACTCGAAATGAAACTCATGTCCGACATGAAATACGATGCCATGGCTATTGGAAATCATGAATTTGATGGAGGTATTGATGGTCTTTATGAAGCTTTAAAATTTGCCAGATTTCCTGTATTGTCATCCAATTATGATTTTTCTAAAACAAAACTAAGTCAAATCATAAAACCATATATCATTTATCGATTTAATCACATCAAAATCGGTATTTTCTCTCTTCTTCTTAATCCTGATGGATTGATTGAAAAAAAATTGCTAGGAGAAGTGAAATACAAAGATCCTGAGATCACAGCAGCATACTTTGCTCATTTTCTGAAAAAAAAGAAAAAGTGTCATGCGGTTATATGTTTAAGTCATCTAGGTTTAGACACCTCATCAAACTCTATTGGTGACTTTGATTTGGCAAAAAAAAGCAAAAACATTGATCTTATTCTTGGGGGTCATAGTCATACTCTCTTACAAAAACCTATTCAATTACGCAATTCCGATGGAAAAACGATTATTATTACTCAGAATGGTGCTTACGGAGTTCAGCTTACCATTGTGGACATGATGTTCAACTTCTTGGGTGATTTAGTTGGAGTGAATTCTTATACAAATTTTTTAAAAAAACAAGGATGA
- a CDS encoding 5'-nucleotidase C-terminal domain-containing protein gives MVKYFNIFTLFLLLSLTSCHVRSVYKFETQTLIIIDSLGRDEKIVQSYLPYKRQIDSLMSEVIGFATTNLEKGQPESTLGNFFCDALLEYVKEYHHDMLENLPTMVLLNNGGFRTELKKGQITVGDIYRLMPFDNTIAILQLKGIDMQRLFNFIAGKGGMPIAGARLIFEANICTKAYINEFPLEENAIYNVITSNYLAAGGDGLNLLKDATRVTEVQVLLRDAFIIYLRKLQEKNIHIEGKKDGRIKYITNHE, from the coding sequence ATGGTTAAATATTTTAACATTTTTACTCTTTTTTTGCTCTTAAGTCTAACTTCATGTCATGTACGATCGGTTTATAAATTCGAAACTCAAACGTTGATCATTATAGATAGTTTGGGAAGGGATGAGAAAATTGTTCAGTCATATTTGCCATATAAAAGACAGATTGATTCGTTGATGAGTGAAGTTATAGGTTTTGCAACCACTAATTTGGAAAAGGGACAACCTGAAAGTACGTTGGGAAACTTTTTTTGTGATGCTTTGCTCGAATACGTAAAAGAATATCATCATGACATGTTAGAAAATTTACCAACCATGGTTTTACTAAACAACGGAGGATTCAGAACAGAACTGAAAAAAGGACAAATCACTGTAGGAGATATTTATCGACTCATGCCTTTTGATAATACTATTGCTATATTACAACTCAAAGGAATAGATATGCAGAGACTTTTTAATTTTATAGCAGGAAAAGGTGGAATGCCCATAGCAGGGGCTAGACTCATATTCGAAGCAAATATTTGCACAAAAGCTTATATTAATGAATTTCCTTTAGAAGAGAATGCAATTTACAATGTTATTACATCCAATTATCTTGCTGCTGGGGGGGATGGACTGAACCTATTGAAAGATGCAACAAGGGTAACGGAAGTTCAAGTGCTTTTACGCGATGCTTTTATCATTTATCTTAGGAAATTACAAGAAAAAAACATTCACATTGAGGGCAAAAAGGATGGTAGAATAAAATATATAACAAATCATGAATAG
- a CDS encoding sigma-70 family RNA polymerase sigma factor: protein MNWQDLSDDALIELFQSGNHKAFEILFKRYKPKVYSYLLSITKNRELALDMLQDVFFKVIETLKKNSYQHQGKFAHWLMRITHNLVMDHFRSISLHYETSVLQTEDESYDINDIIRDNSMNIDQIISKQESYEQIRELLKLLPPEQQEIVRMRIYEEMSFKEIAATLNISINTALGRMRYALINLRKLSARYQMQFN from the coding sequence ATGAATTGGCAAGATTTGAGCGATGATGCTTTGATAGAATTGTTTCAAAGTGGTAATCACAAAGCATTTGAAATTTTATTTAAAAGGTATAAGCCAAAAGTTTACTCTTATCTTCTTTCAATCACAAAAAATCGGGAGCTCGCATTGGATATGCTTCAAGATGTTTTTTTCAAAGTCATTGAAACTTTGAAAAAAAATTCCTATCAACACCAAGGCAAGTTTGCTCATTGGCTTATGCGCATTACACATAATTTAGTGATGGATCATTTTCGAAGCATTTCACTGCACTATGAAACTTCCGTGTTACAAACCGAAGATGAGTCCTACGATATAAATGACATTATTCGCGACAACTCCATGAATATAGACCAGATAATATCTAAACAAGAATCTTATGAGCAAATCAGAGAATTATTGAAACTTCTACCACCCGAACAACAAGAAATTGTACGAATGCGAATATACGAGGAGATGAGTTTCAAAGAAATTGCAGCTACGCTCAACATAAGCATCAACACTGCCCTCGGTAGGATGAGATATGCGCTAATCAACTTGAGGAAATTATCTGCTCGATATCAAATGCAGTTTAATTAA